One stretch of Desulfovibrionales bacterium DNA includes these proteins:
- a CDS encoding type II toxin-antitoxin system PemK/MazF family toxin — protein sequence MKRGEVRWYKFLHPDKKRPVLILTRDSILDYLGEVTIAPITTTIRDIPSEVFLSRQDGLPHDCVVNCDHIQTVSRGKIGSLITTLPANKMIEAGRAIAFALNL from the coding sequence CTCCATCCTGATAAAAAGCGTCCCGTGCTCATACTGACGCGAGATTCCATTCTTGACTATCTCGGTGAAGTCACCATAGCGCCTATTACTACCACCATCAGGGACATCCCAAGCGAGGTCTTTCTTTCTCGACAAGACGGGCTGCCTCACGATTGTGTTGTGAACTGTGATCATATCCAAACTGTATCGAGAGGCAAGATAGGCTCACTCATCACAACTCTCCCGGCAAACAAGATGATTGAAGCCGGACGTGCCATCGCATTTGCACTGAATCTCTGA
- a CDS encoding transposase: MHFQNANLLRSICPEEEWISLRTTNIIERLNKEFKRRTRSMEILAGESSCYRLLAFICLKMELQWRSNPIGKVRNNLPFLSCHRQIRRGEKELANKNFTQKS, from the coding sequence ATGCATTTTCAAAACGCTAATTTGTTACGTTCAATCTGCCCGGAGGAAGAATGGATTTCGTTAAGGACTACAAATATAATCGAGCGGCTCAATAAAGAATTTAAACGTAGAACGCGGTCTATGGAGATACTGGCCGGTGAGTCTTCCTGCTATCGGCTTCTGGCATTTATATGTCTGAAGATGGAACTACAATGGAGGTCTAATCCCATAGGAAAAGTGCGTAACAACCTGCCGTTCTTGTCATGCCATAGGCAGATTCGCCGGGGCGAAAAAGAATTGGCTAATAAGAATTTTACACAAAAATCTTGA
- the truA gene encoding tRNA pseudouridine(38-40) synthase TruA, with translation MPTKHKRFKLILEYDGSRYSGWQKQKDAKTIQGSLLRCAGELFGEQVDIQGNGRTDAGVHALEYVAHLEAATDLSPQEIGRRLNDILPQDINVLKVERAGSQFHARHDCVGRSYLYQIAKRKTVFCRHYAWWVKDPLKVPVMREASTLLTGMNDFSSFTDHQAIKKKSPLVMVNNTLLHETDDIILFRIVGSHFLWKMIRRIVGVLVAVGNGSLSVDEVRRFFVEPVNLSRFTAPAHGLFFERAFYNDEELKGFISSEEIPPTFF, from the coding sequence ATGCCCACGAAACACAAACGATTTAAACTCATTCTGGAGTACGATGGCAGCCGTTACAGTGGCTGGCAGAAGCAGAAGGATGCAAAAACCATCCAGGGGAGTCTCTTGCGGTGCGCAGGCGAACTTTTCGGGGAGCAGGTGGATATTCAGGGCAACGGGCGTACCGATGCCGGCGTCCATGCCCTGGAGTACGTTGCCCACCTGGAGGCAGCGACCGATCTCAGCCCGCAGGAGATCGGTCGGCGGCTCAATGACATTCTACCCCAGGATATAAATGTCCTGAAAGTGGAAAGGGCGGGATCCCAGTTCCATGCCCGTCATGATTGCGTGGGACGCAGTTACCTGTATCAGATTGCCAAGCGTAAAACCGTCTTCTGCAGGCATTACGCCTGGTGGGTGAAAGACCCCCTCAAGGTGCCGGTCATGCGGGAGGCGTCAACCTTACTGACCGGGATGAATGACTTTTCCTCCTTTACCGACCACCAGGCCATCAAGAAGAAGTCTCCCTTGGTTATGGTCAACAATACGTTGCTGCACGAAACTGACGACATCATCCTTTTCCGTATTGTCGGCTCCCATTTCCTCTGGAAGATGATCCGCCGGATCGTCGGCGTGCTGGTTGCCGTGGGGAATGGCAGCCTCAGTGTTGATGAGGTACGGCGTTTTTTTGTGGAGCCGGTGAACTTGAGCCGTTTTACTGCCCCAGCCCACGGCCTCTTCTTTGAGCGTGCCTTTTACAACGATGAAGAGCTAAAAGGATTTATCAGTTCAGAAGAAATCCCGCCCACTTTTTTTTAG
- a CDS encoding cytochrome c3 family protein yields MRLKLFPGGCRVILLCLGLLLSGAEALFAGTYFNSAHGNTGCGVNRSATAAIGYTKGHCGHCHEQHASIDGEEPNPAGGSASKYAIFADNFTSQTEGFCYYCHKGAGSVQVSFERTNYNYSYWFGGNITLATPNNIYDAFNPVSGSSHNLQDVLDFVKTKWPDTFGNESNPCNACHNPHLSTRGYPIVRPTDRNNIWGDSAGEKMSDYAAAHGGQYQAPYRYNSTNTYEPDASATTDGSNLPDYVTFCSDCHNATNVIYSSNLIRNVNGIGWSETARTYNLKADYHGSVTRCWGVDGMVDATCGTSGDPPVPTLRNWGSIKDPYLTANYINFILCCTDCHEPHGSPNPFLIRKSVNGADPAIWSSINSRAFCQCCHVHNAHCGNLGSCLNCHAHNAYARCWACTWCVGGVGGASGHSF; encoded by the coding sequence GTGCGTCTTAAATTGTTCCCAGGTGGTTGCCGCGTCATACTCCTATGTCTCGGCCTGTTGTTATCCGGGGCCGAAGCGCTCTTTGCCGGTACCTACTTTAACTCGGCCCATGGGAATACCGGCTGCGGAGTCAACCGGAGCGCTACCGCTGCCATTGGTTACACCAAAGGCCATTGTGGCCACTGCCATGAACAGCATGCCAGTATTGATGGAGAAGAACCTAATCCAGCCGGAGGAAGCGCCTCAAAATATGCCATCTTCGCGGATAATTTTACCAGTCAGACAGAGGGCTTTTGCTACTATTGCCATAAAGGGGCGGGTTCAGTCCAGGTATCCTTTGAACGAACAAACTATAACTATAGTTACTGGTTTGGGGGTAATATAACTCTCGCAACACCCAATAATATCTATGATGCCTTTAACCCCGTATCCGGCTCTTCCCACAATCTCCAGGATGTACTTGACTTTGTAAAGACAAAATGGCCGGACACCTTCGGCAACGAATCAAACCCGTGTAACGCCTGCCATAATCCCCACCTTTCCACGCGCGGCTACCCGATCGTAAGGCCCACAGACCGCAACAATATTTGGGGCGACTCGGCCGGAGAGAAAATGAGCGACTATGCCGCGGCCCACGGTGGGCAATACCAGGCTCCCTACCGCTACAACTCGACAAATACATATGAGCCGGATGCTTCTGCTACGACCGACGGCTCCAATCTCCCCGATTACGTGACATTCTGCTCCGACTGTCACAACGCGACTAACGTTATTTACAGCTCGAATCTAATTAGAAATGTGAATGGGATAGGCTGGTCCGAAACAGCGCGGACCTACAACTTGAAAGCGGATTACCATGGATCGGTTACGCGCTGCTGGGGCGTGGATGGGATGGTTGACGCAACGTGCGGCACAAGCGGAGATCCGCCTGTGCCTACGCTTAGAAACTGGGGATCTATAAAAGACCCCTACCTTACAGCCAATTACATTAATTTCATCCTCTGCTGTACCGACTGCCATGAGCCCCATGGCTCACCCAATCCGTTCCTCATTCGCAAGTCGGTAAACGGAGCCGATCCTGCAATCTGGAGCAGCATAAACTCCAGAGCATTTTGCCAGTGTTGCCACGTTCATAACGCGCACTGCGGTAATCTTGGAAGCTGTCTAAACTGTCACGCTCACAACGCCTATGCCAGATGTTGGGCCTGTACTTGGTGTGTCGGAGGAGTGGGAGGGGCCTCTGGCCACTCTTTCTAA
- a CDS encoding fused MFS/spermidine synthase, whose amino-acid sequence MSGREWIRRAVYVLFFLSGTCALIYEVLWVKILARILGNTTFAASIILAAFMAGLAIGSYKLGKLIDRKNRPLLTYAIIEAAIAFLALSLPFLFSALIPVYIWICRFMGNTPFSFRLAQIVFCFILILAPTTLMGGTLPILCRFAATSNDKIGRITGELYAANTLGAVVGCFIGGFFLIEVFGIQGTTHLTVGMNFGVAAIAGLLSFGLHRYSNVEIPLATASSNRTGRMSYGNQKSKFGPDNMIVWAIGLSGFTGLAYEIVWTRVLVFFSPGVLVYTFSTMLTLFLLGFAVGSYIGSFLADKIRPLRQTLAGLQITLAFISVLSIPLVVRLNSLQEFAKDYVELIPDPYWRSMTYFALACLSLVFAPSVFLGATFPMASRIYTDNLKEIGHKIGTIYSANTIGAILGAIMAGLIFLPVIGTRRSLIFIALLNIIVAALILMRCLDRRVRVIFAQVTAAFLFLGGYFWMDQDAFISIFSKGNEEIRTVFAREGVGGTVTVHRLPDYSLQLAINGANVSGTDFKFRTSQKLQAHIPLLIHSQAREILQIGFGSGETACSVTRHNIGHVDSVEISPEVIDAVGFFTDVNQKVLDKSKLNLVIDDVRSFLVRGTRRYDVILSDSIHPTIAGNGSLYTVEYFRLCKEKLRTGGIFSTWAPLYELTPEDFKVILRSMKTVFPHVYLWHTPAGRNEWCILMGMMQPLSIDLRKLEQHFNRKAIREDLAAISVLDCRQLLSFFLLDNEGILQLIGQKGLCNTDDNSYLEYAAAKKYFGPVERHRGVKRILQELLVRRGDIVRYLKTGPGDLALKRYIMERDYILAGRLLELDGQFHLANMMYRRVLELNPVSEVARDMLGCSHNSKAILLRALTENPKDYTIYQNLGFSCLNAEDFSAATGWFKKTLETEPKSIDAHFGLAKAYFGLNKFDEAVEQLDIATKLGPVPWLSEKIRKGLNLIYVKRMVNYLPNSPEARQRLGLAYLERGSFDLALAELEGVVRLQPNSIMNHLNMATCYENALQFAKAKKGFLKVLELDRANRVAPKCLDRLSGRTSAEDIIAYATARLKEPRNLRPPPYRSIHNYSSALDFWKQRRFIEATRELEKAVGYCEDHLPDLVSLYKIQGLYDHAIEGLQTMAKSNPEDRALKRELMELNLLKELKKIQKGPDANQKYCQILSVLANLYWQGGDFEEAEEALLRILALDPNAAVIHLNLGMCYEATGQLAKALDFYKMALKLDPHLGPARNTLLRLMDTIRKYGGSSIKTSLHQRTLYEL is encoded by the coding sequence ATGTCCGGCAGAGAATGGATTAGACGGGCGGTATACGTATTGTTTTTTCTTTCCGGGACCTGCGCCCTCATCTATGAAGTATTGTGGGTGAAGATACTGGCGCGGATTCTGGGAAATACTACTTTTGCCGCCAGTATTATCCTGGCCGCATTCATGGCAGGGCTGGCTATAGGCAGCTATAAATTAGGCAAGCTTATCGACCGGAAAAACAGACCGCTTCTGACCTATGCCATTATCGAAGCAGCTATCGCCTTCCTGGCCCTTAGCCTGCCTTTTCTCTTCTCAGCCCTTATCCCGGTCTATATATGGATCTGCCGCTTCATGGGAAACACTCCCTTTTCGTTCCGGCTGGCTCAAATTGTTTTCTGTTTCATTTTGATCCTTGCTCCTACTACTTTAATGGGAGGGACACTTCCCATCCTGTGCCGGTTCGCTGCAACCAGTAATGATAAGATTGGCCGCATCACGGGTGAACTCTATGCGGCAAATACCTTGGGCGCAGTTGTTGGTTGCTTCATAGGTGGTTTCTTTCTCATAGAGGTCTTTGGTATCCAAGGCACGACGCATCTCACAGTCGGCATGAATTTTGGAGTAGCCGCAATAGCCGGACTACTCTCGTTTGGTCTCCATAGATACAGCAACGTCGAAATCCCATTGGCGACCGCTTCTTCAAATAGAACCGGGCGCATGAGCTATGGTAACCAGAAAAGCAAATTCGGACCGGACAACATGATAGTCTGGGCTATAGGGCTTTCGGGTTTTACCGGCCTGGCTTACGAAATAGTCTGGACCAGGGTACTGGTCTTTTTCTCGCCAGGGGTACTGGTATATACCTTTTCAACCATGCTTACGCTTTTTTTGCTGGGGTTTGCCGTGGGGAGTTATATCGGGAGTTTCCTGGCCGACAAGATCAGACCCCTCAGGCAAACTCTCGCCGGACTGCAAATTACGCTCGCCTTCATCTCTGTCCTTTCGATTCCTTTAGTCGTGAGATTGAATTCTCTCCAGGAATTCGCCAAAGATTATGTTGAACTTATTCCTGATCCATACTGGCGCAGTATGACCTATTTTGCCCTCGCCTGTCTGTCATTGGTTTTCGCACCCTCCGTTTTTCTCGGTGCCACCTTCCCCATGGCAAGCCGTATCTATACCGACAATCTAAAGGAAATAGGGCACAAAATCGGGACAATTTACTCGGCAAATACGATCGGGGCCATCCTTGGTGCCATCATGGCCGGTCTGATTTTCTTGCCTGTTATAGGTACAAGGCGGAGTCTGATTTTCATAGCTTTGCTCAACATCATCGTAGCGGCTTTGATTCTAATGCGGTGCCTGGATCGCAGAGTAAGGGTAATTTTTGCACAAGTCACCGCAGCCTTCTTGTTTCTGGGCGGCTACTTCTGGATGGATCAAGACGCTTTTATCTCTATATTTTCTAAAGGGAATGAAGAAATCAGGACTGTCTTCGCAAGGGAGGGGGTCGGCGGAACCGTTACCGTGCACCGGTTGCCTGACTACTCTCTGCAACTGGCCATAAATGGAGCAAATGTCTCTGGGACGGACTTCAAGTTCAGGACATCTCAAAAGCTGCAGGCTCATATTCCGCTCCTGATACATAGCCAGGCCCGGGAAATCCTGCAAATCGGGTTTGGAAGCGGTGAGACAGCCTGTTCCGTAACCCGGCACAATATAGGCCACGTAGATAGTGTGGAAATTTCCCCGGAAGTGATAGACGCCGTTGGTTTTTTTACGGATGTGAATCAGAAGGTCCTCGATAAGTCCAAACTGAACTTGGTCATAGATGATGTGCGAAGTTTTTTAGTGAGAGGAACCCGAAGATACGATGTTATACTCTCTGATTCCATTCATCCAACTATCGCCGGCAACGGGTCGCTTTATACCGTAGAATACTTTCGCCTTTGCAAAGAGAAACTCAGAACTGGTGGAATATTCTCTACCTGGGCACCTCTCTACGAGCTTACTCCGGAGGATTTCAAGGTGATTCTCCGATCTATGAAAACGGTTTTCCCCCACGTGTATCTCTGGCATACACCGGCTGGCCGCAACGAATGGTGCATCCTTATGGGAATGATGCAGCCTCTCTCCATAGACTTGCGCAAACTGGAACAGCATTTCAACCGGAAAGCGATTCGGGAGGACCTGGCTGCCATCTCAGTCCTCGATTGTCGGCAGTTGCTAAGTTTCTTTTTGTTAGACAATGAAGGTATTTTGCAGCTCATCGGGCAGAAGGGACTATGCAACACGGATGATAATTCCTATCTGGAATACGCAGCAGCCAAGAAATACTTTGGCCCTGTGGAACGACATCGGGGAGTGAAAAGAATCTTGCAAGAGCTTCTGGTCAGGCGGGGCGATATAGTTCGATATCTAAAGACCGGTCCCGGTGATCTCGCCTTGAAACGCTATATTATGGAGAGGGATTATATACTGGCTGGACGACTCCTCGAACTCGACGGTCAGTTTCACCTGGCAAATATGATGTACCGGCGAGTACTGGAACTGAATCCGGTGTCTGAAGTAGCCCGTGATATGCTCGGCTGTTCGCATAATTCAAAGGCCATCCTGCTCAGGGCCTTAACGGAAAATCCCAAAGACTATACCATCTACCAGAATCTGGGCTTCTCCTGCTTGAACGCTGAAGATTTTTCCGCAGCAACAGGTTGGTTTAAGAAGACCCTCGAAACAGAACCCAAATCCATTGATGCCCATTTCGGACTGGCAAAGGCCTATTTCGGTTTGAATAAGTTTGACGAAGCAGTAGAGCAGTTGGATATTGCAACTAAACTTGGGCCTGTACCCTGGCTTTCTGAAAAGATTAGAAAGGGGCTCAACCTGATCTATGTCAAAAGGATGGTAAACTATCTGCCCAATAGTCCGGAAGCCAGACAAAGGCTGGGGCTCGCCTACCTGGAAAGGGGAAGCTTTGATTTAGCCCTGGCCGAATTGGAAGGAGTGGTAAGGCTTCAGCCCAATTCCATAATGAATCATCTCAACATGGCTACCTGTTATGAAAATGCCTTACAATTCGCTAAGGCAAAAAAGGGCTTTCTAAAAGTGTTGGAATTAGACCGGGCAAACCGAGTAGCCCCAAAATGTCTGGACCGGTTAAGCGGGCGTACGAGTGCTGAAGACATCATAGCCTATGCTACCGCCCGATTGAAGGAGCCAAGGAATCTGAGACCTCCGCCTTACCGGAGCATCCATAATTATAGCAGCGCTCTGGATTTTTGGAAGCAAAGGCGGTTTATAGAAGCCACGCGGGAACTTGAGAAAGCAGTGGGATACTGTGAAGACCATCTCCCGGACCTGGTCAGTTTGTATAAGATTCAGGGATTGTATGATCATGCCATAGAGGGACTTCAGACCATGGCCAAAAGCAATCCCGAAGACCGCGCATTAAAAAGAGAGCTAATGGAACTTAATCTTCTGAAAGAGCTAAAAAAAATTCAGAAAGGCCCGGACGCGAACCAGAAATACTGTCAGATCCTGAGTGTATTGGCAAATCTATACTGGCAGGGCGGAGATTTCGAAGAGGCCGAAGAGGCCCTGCTGAGGATTCTGGCTCTTGATCCGAATGCAGCAGTCATCCATCTTAATCTGGGCATGTGTTACGAGGCCACGGGACAATTGGCTAAGGCTTTGGATTTTTATAAAATGGCGCTAAAGCTGGATCCGCATCTGGGACCCGCCAGGAATACCTTACTCCGACTGATGGATACAATAAGAAAATACGGCGGGAGTTCCATCAAGACTTCTTTACATCAGAGGACTCTTTATGAGCTCTAG
- a CDS encoding cytochrome c3 family protein, with protein sequence MPRRKKLWLSLPVCALSLCLSIFLCKSLPLFAGTYLNSAHGNTSYGVNRSATATIGYTQGHCGHCHEQHGSIDGEEPNPAGGSASKYAIFADNFTSQTEGFCYYCHKGAGSVQVSFDRTNYSYSYWFGGNTTLATPNNIYDTFNPVSGSSHNLQDVLDFVKTKWPDTFGNESNPCNACHNPHLAKRCGPIVRPTDRNNIWGDESGEKMSDYATAHGGQYHAPYRYNTTSTYEPDGSSTTDGSNLPDYVTFCSDCHNATNDIYSTTLGRNLKKVDFGQTQRTCYLPGDYHGSITRCFGVDGNTTDQGCGCAEPGCSNWGSLKDPYHAANYINFILCCTDCHEPHGSPSPYLLRKSVNGVTVASWSAPHSRSLCLACHNHNSHCGGTGSCLNCHYHTAYVRCWACTWCVGAGGVHGHSF encoded by the coding sequence GTGCCGCGTCGTAAGAAACTATGGTTGAGCCTCCCGGTCTGTGCCCTTTCTCTTTGTCTCAGCATATTCCTGTGCAAGTCCCTTCCACTTTTTGCCGGTACCTACCTTAACTCGGCCCATGGAAATACTAGTTATGGGGTCAACCGGAGCGCGACCGCTACCATTGGTTACACCCAAGGCCATTGTGGCCACTGCCACGAACAGCATGGCAGTATTGATGGAGAAGAGCCTAATCCAGCCGGAGGAAGCGCCTCAAAATATGCCATCTTCGCGGATAATTTTACCAGTCAGACAGAGGGCTTTTGCTACTATTGCCATAAAGGGGCGGGTTCGGTGCAGGTATCCTTCGACCGGACAAATTATAGCTATAGTTACTGGTTTGGGGGAAATACGACACTCGCCACACCTAATAATATCTATGATACCTTTAACCCCGTATCCGGCTCTTCCCACAATCTCCAGGATGTACTTGACTTTGTAAAGACAAAGTGGCCGGACACCTTCGGCAACGAATCCAATCCCTGTAACGCCTGTCACAATCCGCATCTGGCCAAACGCTGTGGTCCCATTGTAAGACCAACTGATCGAAATAACATTTGGGGAGACGAATCCGGGGAGAAAATGAGTGATTATGCCACTGCCCATGGCGGGCAGTATCATGCCCCATACCGCTATAATACCACCTCCACCTATGAACCTGATGGCTCGTCCACTACCGATGGTTCTAATCTGCCGGATTATGTGACCTTTTGCTCTGATTGTCACAATGCGACAAATGACATCTATAGTACGACACTGGGCAGGAACCTCAAAAAAGTCGATTTTGGTCAAACGCAGCGAACATGTTACCTGCCCGGTGATTATCACGGGTCCATCACCCGCTGTTTTGGTGTGGATGGGAACACTACCGACCAAGGATGCGGATGTGCAGAGCCGGGCTGTTCCAACTGGGGCAGCCTGAAAGACCCTTACCATGCGGCCAATTACATTAATTTCATCCTCTGTTGTACCGACTGTCATGAACCGCATGGGTCGCCCAGTCCCTATCTTCTCCGAAAATCCGTCAACGGGGTCACTGTAGCGAGTTGGAGCGCTCCACATTCCAGATCCCTTTGCCTCGCCTGCCATAACCACAATTCCCATTGTGGCGGCACAGGGTCTTGCCTTAACTGCCATTATCACACCGCCTACGTCAGGTGTTGGGCCTGCACCTGGTGCGTAGGAGCGGGCGGAGTTCACGGACATTCATTTTAG
- a CDS encoding cytochrome c3 family protein encodes MRLTSSKNHVCMILLLLSALLLFIPAASWASVKGACANCHTMHNSQNGAEIYTESAKRGGPGYNLLNTTCIGCHSSTGGSPTKPLGESTIPIVYNTVEPAQMTAGGNFYYVQHNGDNYGHNVISVDQTLSSAPGSSETGVGCGFGGCHASLASIRLGPGYDWFHYPIQGNGCIGCHVPRHHAPDQTPGGVVKEENGCYRFLGRPSWVWDIPPHSSRPGVEGIEDPDWELTVGQADHNEYRDADKPAAPCSPGSANPMGISDFCAGCHRDYHSWDLQNRNRDAAGSWLRHPAGDTEIPNGGEYAAYTAYNPQTPVSRPVVSIVSGTVTPGVDRVMCLSCHRAHGSPYPDMLRWNYENMAKETGCYVCHTAKDDQL; translated from the coding sequence ATGCGTCTGACTTCTTCAAAAAACCATGTTTGTATGATCCTGCTTCTCTTATCGGCCCTTTTGCTGTTTATTCCTGCAGCAAGTTGGGCGTCTGTAAAAGGCGCCTGTGCGAATTGCCACACCATGCACAATTCGCAAAACGGTGCGGAAATATACACGGAAAGTGCAAAGCGCGGGGGTCCGGGCTACAACTTGCTGAACACAACGTGCATTGGCTGCCACTCCTCAACCGGCGGTTCCCCGACAAAGCCACTTGGGGAGAGTACGATCCCTATTGTTTACAATACGGTTGAACCCGCGCAGATGACGGCTGGGGGAAACTTCTACTACGTTCAACATAACGGCGACAATTACGGGCACAATGTGATAAGCGTGGATCAAACCCTATCTTCGGCGCCGGGTTCCTCGGAAACAGGCGTCGGCTGCGGATTCGGCGGATGCCACGCATCTCTCGCCAGCATCCGGCTTGGCCCCGGATACGACTGGTTCCATTATCCTATCCAGGGCAATGGGTGTATAGGTTGCCATGTGCCCAGACATCACGCCCCGGACCAGACTCCGGGCGGCGTGGTAAAAGAAGAAAACGGGTGTTATCGCTTCCTGGGCAGGCCGAGCTGGGTATGGGATATCCCGCCGCATTCCAGCCGACCGGGAGTGGAAGGGATTGAAGACCCTGACTGGGAACTGACGGTGGGCCAGGCAGATCACAATGAGTACCGGGACGCGGATAAACCCGCTGCTCCATGCTCTCCGGGCTCTGCAAATCCTATGGGTATCAGCGACTTCTGCGCCGGGTGTCACCGGGACTATCACAGTTGGGACCTGCAGAACCGCAACCGGGATGCGGCCGGAAGCTGGCTGAGACATCCGGCCGGAGATACCGAGATACCCAACGGGGGCGAATATGCCGCCTACACCGCCTATAATCCCCAGACGCCGGTCTCCCGTCCGGTTGTAAGTATCGTTTCCGGCACCGTAACCCCGGGAGTGGACAGGGTCATGTGCCTCTCCTGTCACCGGGCCCATGGCAGCCCTTATCCTGACATGCTAAGGTGGAATTACGAAAACATGGCAAAGGAAACCGGGTGCTACGTCTGCCATACCGCAAAGGACGATCAGCTCTAG
- a CDS encoding DUF4124 domain-containing protein produces MKISFWFKLVIATVCVISASVSFAQGTIYKWTDEKGVVHYTDNPGNVPSKFKGRAEQKTIDRRLSPPPAPEKSVAPSVLPALPHVSSEEKPDTRTDVRGQNKEWWLGQKKKWQDEVKRLTEQVKKNNEDIATLRRGRVRQGTRTEEGIILNQGPLIDDYRELKRLQEITPGLEEKLQKAKYMLEENLIRDAYRAGAPPEWIEELKSK; encoded by the coding sequence ATGAAAATATCCTTTTGGTTTAAGCTGGTTATCGCTACCGTCTGTGTGATTTCTGCATCTGTTTCCTTCGCCCAAGGTACGATATATAAATGGACAGACGAGAAGGGCGTAGTACATTACACAGATAATCCAGGAAATGTACCTTCCAAATTTAAAGGCCGCGCAGAGCAAAAAACCATAGATAGGCGGCTATCCCCGCCACCCGCACCGGAGAAATCAGTAGCGCCGTCCGTATTACCTGCGCTGCCGCATGTATCATCGGAGGAAAAGCCGGATACCCGCACCGATGTCAGGGGACAGAATAAAGAATGGTGGCTGGGGCAAAAGAAAAAGTGGCAGGATGAGGTCAAGCGGTTAACCGAGCAAGTTAAAAAAAATAATGAGGATATAGCGACCTTACGCCGGGGAAGGGTAAGGCAGGGAACACGCACAGAAGAGGGTATCATCCTTAACCAGGGCCCGCTCATTGATGACTACCGGGAATTAAAACGGTTGCAGGAGATCACGCCGGGACTGGAAGAAAAACTTCAAAAGGCCAAGTACATGCTTGAAGAGAACCTCATCCGGGATGCCTACCGCGCCGGCGCCCCGCCGGAATGGATTGAGGAACTGAAGAGTAAGTAA
- a CDS encoding XylR N-terminal domain-containing protein: protein MKPEDLAASMKIDFQAGHIHLGKNRFLLFSTDGLGFLRKDLINTLGDEITKGVLFRLGYQAGYVEAINLAKDFSWENDRERLQAVCDLHTIKGLAQPVDIKIEVAPDKKHLYMEGKWLDSFEVEQHLKHFGLEKHSVCWTLEGLVSGYVSAVIGHTALCLETACRGKGDPACSWQVKPAAEWGRTGKEMSDFLRSIDIRGRIDLLEQIVDEKTRALKETHEYLLRAEKLVAIGQISAKIAHEIRNPLTVVGGFANLIQRRTRLKMPEKKYVEIIISEVGRLERFLNDVLTYSTEFPIERRQLNINKLIIDVLLLFEDTLAKSGIAVHQYLEENMPMVLGDKKKLEEVFIHLFSNAVSAMPKGGHLRIITSHVSDPPPSRMRIEIADSGVGIPADVLDKIFEPFFTTKTISSGLGLTVSREILKRHNGTIKILSEVGKGTTVFVELIL from the coding sequence ATGAAGCCTGAAGACCTGGCTGCATCAATGAAGATCGACTTTCAAGCCGGACATATCCATCTGGGTAAAAATCGTTTTCTGCTCTTTTCCACGGATGGGCTGGGTTTTTTAAGAAAGGATCTTATTAATACCCTGGGCGACGAGATAACCAAGGGGGTCCTCTTCCGGTTAGGATACCAGGCTGGTTATGTAGAGGCTATCAATCTGGCCAAGGATTTTTCCTGGGAAAACGACCGGGAACGGCTGCAGGCAGTCTGCGATTTACACACTATAAAGGGCCTGGCCCAGCCGGTTGACATCAAAATAGAGGTTGCCCCTGACAAAAAACATCTCTATATGGAAGGAAAGTGGCTGGATTCCTTTGAGGTCGAACAACACCTCAAACATTTCGGGCTGGAAAAACATAGCGTATGCTGGACCCTGGAAGGTTTGGTATCGGGCTATGTCAGCGCCGTTATCGGCCATACCGCCCTCTGTTTAGAAACAGCCTGTCGCGGCAAAGGCGACCCTGCCTGTTCCTGGCAGGTAAAGCCGGCTGCGGAGTGGGGAAGGACAGGCAAGGAAATGTCCGATTTTCTCCGTTCCATTGATATCAGAGGACGTATAGACCTCTTGGAACAGATCGTTGATGAAAAAACCAGGGCCCTTAAAGAGACCCACGAATATCTGCTTAGGGCGGAAAAGTTGGTCGCCATCGGACAGATCTCCGCCAAAATTGCCCATGAGATACGCAATCCGCTGACCGTTGTCGGCGGTTTTGCCAATCTGATCCAGCGCCGGACCAGGCTAAAAATGCCGGAAAAAAAATATGTGGAGATTATCATAAGCGAGGTCGGCCGCCTGGAACGCTTTTTAAATGATGTACTGACTTACTCTACGGAATTTCCTATAGAACGGCGTCAGTTAAATATCAACAAGTTGATTATAGATGTGTTGCTCCTCTTTGAAGATACACTTGCCAAGAGCGGCATTGCCGTGCATCAATACCTTGAAGAAAACATGCCCATGGTATTAGGCGATAAGAAAAAGCTGGAGGAGGTTTTCATCCACCTGTTTTCCAATGCCGTAAGTGCTATGCCCAAGGGAGGACACCTCCGCATCATAACCAGCCACGTGTCGGATCCCCCGCCATCCCGCATGCGCATTGAGATAGCCGATTCAGGAGTGGGCATACCCGCCGATGTCCTGGACAAAATATTTGAACCGTTCTTTACTACCAAGACCATAAGCAGTGGCCTGGGGCTTACTGTTTCCCGAGAGATATTAAAAAGGCATAACGGTACTATAAAGATATTGAGTGAGGTAGGCAAAGGCACTACTGTATTTGTTGAGCTCATACTCTGA